CACAAAAGGAAaaacctatgacgcagttttttttgacgcacgactataaatcgggctttaggcctcggttgggatcgctTAGAGTACATTGAAGTTGCATtgaaacagcaattttaaactttattgaaactgtaaactgttgagttTCACCAAaatccactatatggagaaaaatcctggaatgtcttcctcaaaaaacttatttttttctcaACTGATCAAACTAAACTTCTtggatgacatgagggtgaataaattatttaaaaaattcttggaatattcctttaaatatgtaATTCTGTTTCTGTTATCACcctttacataaaaattgttaTTATACATACCTGGTCTATGTAAGATTGCTGATCTAGGCTTAGTTCGATGCCCACTCCTACATTCTGTCCCAGCTGCCTATTCCTATCAATACCTCCACTATCCAGGCTGCTAAGCAGCTCTTCGAGGTCCTGAGCGATGAACGCACTCACATCTGTGTCACCTGCAGTAATATAAGGTGAGGAGAGCTCCTGGGAGCAACTTATGGACACAGTGTTGAGATGGTTTCTGTAAGAGTTCTCCACTTCCAGAGGGCATGTCTCCCTGTAAAAGTATCCAGACTCTTGAAGCCCTGGCTGGAAAAGAGGAGGAACCTGCTGGCTGTCGTTGGCTTGAACATGTGGGATGTTACTACAAACCTGAGCATTTCTAAATTGGATAAGAGGTGGAAGATTTGGAGTCTGTTGGTTCAAGATGTGAACCTGCTGTTTTTGGACAGTTGTGTGTGAAAAGGCACATTGTGTGATTCCTGTCCCACTGTATGGAAGAGGCAGCGTTTGCTGGTGAATTTGAGGATTATTTTGATGCTGCAGTTGGGTCTGAGCTTCAGGATGCTCCATTATGAAGGACATTGGTTCTAACATGAGGGAATCGCTTAAATATGGTTGAGAAGTTACCATAGGCGCTTCCCATGGAGGGGTGACAGTCTGTGTAGGGTTCCCTACAAGGTTACCCTGAACATCACTGGTCATACGGTCTGACTTTATCTTGAGAGAGTGCTGGATGTAGGACAAGACTCCATCTGTGAGGTCTGTCATGCTGTTGCCACCATCAATGCTAAGGAAGAGTTCATCATTGAGGTCTTCTGGGCTGATCCCTAAACTCCCCATGAAGTTCAAGATCTCACAGTTGTCGTCTCCTCCAGAGGCTCTAATTGGCTGCTGTGTGAACAGAGACCTCTGACAGATGCTCTCCTGCCGGTTACTAGTAAAGAAGACATCCAGGTCCTCTTTACCTAGGCACTCTATCGAGGGTAATGTTTGATCTGAACCTGCAGGGCACACATATATAGACTCATCCTGCTTCAGCATTGAGCCCAGCAGAGAGTCAGGGTCTAGGGTTCCGATGGTTTTGTGTTGATCACTGTTGCCTGGAGCACTGGGATCAGAGGGTGTGGTGTTTTTGAGAGATCTGGGAAGGTTCGTATCGTAAAGAACAGCTTCGCCTGTGGTAAAGCTAAATGGGAGCATCATGGTGCGCTTTCTCAGGTTCTCCTCACCCTCCTCATCcctataaaaatgaaataactCAACATCAGTCACACAAGCAAGGAACAAAGACCTTGCTCACACAGTAGACAAAgggagattttttttacaaatctgACCCACAATGCCATTTTGCAAGTGATGAAATGGTACCCAGCAGTCTTGGGTAACCACAGCCCCAAAAAAGTCCAGCCACTTCTAGTCAAAAtgaacttgaatttggttacatgtcatttttgccaaaataacttgtgaaATGTATGAtatccatcatgtaagcaaagttaacagTCATTATAAGGTATTTGGTTTCATtaattcattttatttcatttattttggtgccatagttccctttcaatacggttcacttcgcattgcgtcagttagctgacgctatggggggggaaactcctgtttactccgtgactgaagcctattggttaacgtctgtacaaagtacagaccaatgacgtttgaacccgcgcgcgggaggaacgcgtccttatataagcgcggttcaatcgtcaggagctcattattttctccttcagcgcgaacctctcgctgctccgaagaaaaagaagaagccttacctcgccgttgacaaaagccctgcagcggagtccaggcctagcgtcttttcctgccgttttccggctgagaaccgaagatagcagagtccaggtctagcgtcttcccctgccgctttccggccgagaaccgaagatagccttcgcttgccgtggtacgagccctgtgcagcggacacgcctgacgaggtctcccctgcggccgcccggtaagatcaatatttttaatataaagctataagctaaaagagcaggcgctgttgtaatagcgtccagcacagcggctcggtgagcctctctgctatgaatttcctccgagcgcgttaccggtctggcacctcccacgccgggaccgcgcttatgctttggttgtcttatccatgtttcgtgctccccctgctgttcctctctcgccgggatgaacacacggcgagccatgagactagatggatgcatagacaagcacacacggactaaccccccctgtgttctgtcacaccgcaaccgttcatgcttacagagtcccttcgctcctctcaaattcagtggcgagatctctggcacatatattaatcccccgagtgcatcgggtgataccgtcacgacgcatggctgttctgtctgttgctgctcccctctgccgttcctctcttgttgagatgaacaagcggggaaccgtagacctggatagatgcatacgacaagcaaacacgggcggtctgcccctgtctctgtcatagcacagccactcgtgctccacgctcgcggagtccctcgctcctttccccacagtggtgaggtctcttaacggcttagctagcacgcggtattacggctcgctgcctctaaatgcagctgtccagtgttcaacgattacagagcttcatgcccctcccctcctggagcggcacgatctcattcgtctgctcgataggccgattcgccgctattggagcaccaagaacactcattttaagagagcttcatgcccctcccctcctggagcggcacgatctcattcgtctgctcgataaggcggacacgcctctattggagcgctaaaacacttattatagagctttactggcctgagccgatctcacttcagatagctcatttttcgtctgcctggtaatttctctctggttaagacggaatcagaggcagaacgaatttgtttataatatactgaggcccgaatacctccctttattcagtcccgtcctatatcagtgcgctgaatattggtacattcttatatatatatacccggtttttctgcccttttaataaacggcaaaaccgcgggcctcgcggcagacttcctctctgcgatgggttcagtctgacattaaactacctagacatactaccctgctccgtgagccgttcggtcaccgtcactactgaggcttgtgcacctgaacggctgagctctggtctccgcagcatagctgcatcaacagagaacgaaactgtctgggaaaaaggggttatgtcgcgcctcggctggactgccctgaaatgttttctgtgtgctgtttatccaaacatactgtgtaatactgtcggctatgcgacctcactatagtggcgaacggtatttaattcctctaaaaagagtaatttccgtgcttactatactgtgtattgacacccacggttgtacggtgtctctaaacactttatcgccttactgacaagcaatcagtaatacgcacacacggcccgctgtccataattctatcgacgctagccgaaaaaaccccggtttggccatatactgtgtattgacaccccacgactgtacggtgtctctaatggcgcttttccattgcatagtaccccacggtttagtttagtttgggtcgggtcagctcacctcactttggcgtggttagcttttccatcgagtttagtatcacttcggagtgggagggattataggcgtgtcgttatatttacgctgcctactgctgtgacatcatacacgtgagagcgttgttgtacattcccatacattcatttatttctcagtctgccacaaaattaaaattggccaccacaaatagatgtttgcacatcgcgtttataactacctctgtctcacatgacagtttctgttcaaacacccgacccgtggcgtcagtcgacggcgctccgctgagcctcattcaagttgcatataagcatatataatgcggacgtgcacgtcgcgaatgtgccgccacaaactgtaagtctggaaaaaactgttatggtgtcccggattctcaacctgcggatgtttttcatcgctaaaagggtgtttggaaacttatagcagaacacagataacaacatgtttgcttgagacagcgcaagctagcagtaagctaaagctaatatttacattatagcgatgacgtgacgattctctcagaccaatcagtgatctacagtgttttcgcgtcacgtttggtatcagctcgggtcgcttggaaccccaaccgaggtggtacgaaaaaaagtatcgggtactacgtactgcacccaatggaaaagctcccaaaagtaaactgacccgacccaaactaaactaaaccgtggggtactatgcaatggaaaagcgccataacacctttctgccaaattcgctcgcagcccacctcagtttctccgctacgatgctgatggcgcaaacgagcacggtcttacggctgttattctctcttcctagaggaaggacagcctcagacttttgcatggctccaagcgtttgaatcgcgccctctccggacggccactcaaaccctttacagccaagcggtttatgacgtttttcggccatatagctgatttatattagcggatccgaagacgctcacacctccgctccaatactcggagatattaagggtaatatcaacctcaagtgagcttgctacccgccacaataagtttcaaagcttaaagcgcgcgcacagtcagacgcgcgcggcatctcgtttaagacgggcgcacgtacccctctaacgagcctcagaaagctgaatatcgtggcattgttcataagtccacttcagtttgactaagcaaaggtcccgccccgagctgacggccgggaagcttgcttaagttacacactgctgcatggagtgctgtcattacgagctagcccagcatttgctgtgggttgaacacgctttacgacggcaatcagccttcggcgcgtggaacgccgtttgtctcatataaatcaccttgtactgtgaatacggtacattgagaggatgatttagcactgcagcactctcgaccgtgttattgtgataatgcggtcgggcaatctacggtggtttcattatttaccgaaccagactgagatctcgccccctgaacaagctgacgagtcatctcctttataaactcattgcatcgctttataagctatgttcaatcagagtgatacgcatctcatgctaaaactaccaatattaacccattacgatgggcgtggggagatggcatccgtgggacacgacctacattacgtgccttatgacacattgacacaagctgctaggacccctttcacgaggcgtccttatgcaaagtctgatccattctgtctagtgacatttgaaagtcaataccccccgcgaatcgtgggtggaacacttttctcctcactacagaggcacggcggctctctcccctacctatatctatgtggccgtgataacagcgaaccacgcttttaagaccgaccattcatttaattcacaagcctgtcatctctcagatgcggacggcggcggtaacagcgaaccatgcttttacggctggccattcactttattcataagcctgtcatttctcagatgcggacggtgcccgaggcacagcgctctggaactgtccaaggtcctggatgacacatacgtctgacgtacatcagacgatcagctgttcatctgcgtcacagatcactcactagagcacctgtcaatacaggctatttatggatcgttgacgttatcacctcccgtgacaattatgctcacttgtcttagagcatgggcatggtcttagaggtttctcatttgacaattgtgacacggccggctggtccccgccgtccacgttgtcagtttacagcttcgacatccctgcttcgcacttctgaggtttgttgcattaaaggtgcgcccattagctcacctgtatgcacgatatggtttttaattatatgcgtccaccgtgcgcttagagaagctcacatgtacacgctataacattttggtatacaataagatgcgcttgggaaagctcacctgtatacacagctgtgttatgatttgtgacacatacattgttgttcatctgtgtacgttcacggtgcgttgggtgcccaccgttacgttcatcaatcatatttgtacacattcacggcgcgttctgtgcactgatttatctatacgcattcacggtgcactgaagagttcacccgtgtgcgcacaatttattatcagaacacatgacggcgcgctcgagagtcttgccggcctgtgcattataacactctgattcatctatatgcattcacgatgtattcaagtgttcacctgtgcccgtgcaatttatagtcaatacacatttacggcgcgcttggaaagctcaccgatctgtgcactataatactacctatatgcatcccgatgcgctcgagggtgcacctgggttcacactattgtggtatctgtataatcccacgctacgaaccgttctgccgcatattatagtcagatcggccgttcgtgagcttcgcagatcactcactacgtatgtctgttgctaacagtggttatttagatggatcgttgaaaccatcgcactggctcacgcccctctatgagctatgtcctatatagagcccactctctgcgagtttggcttcttcatgaacttggtctacaggggtatctatatctatatttgatatctgctacgcggccggctggtcttcgccgtctacgttgtcagattgtacagcttagacgtccctgccctacgagcgcaggttctctcggctcaatcatgcacgctcatgcgttttatgtgtacaccacggtgctctcagcgagctcaccaacgtgactctgaatttacttatctcgcacagccgcggcgcgctcggtacctcgccgtcttgtgctatgttatgtgcccccggtgcgtttaaaaccccaccgtgtgcgcgtcaacaattatatggtgcttacacatttgctttttaagctgtgaatatgccgggtatagggccacacgcagtgtctctccggtaaggcacttcagtacgttgtgtatgcacggcgtgatgggattacgttcccccatagcgtcagctaactgacgcaatgcgaagtgaaccgtattgaaagggaacgcttaggttactcacgtaaccccggttccctgaaataacgggaacgaagcattgcgtctcttgccgtgctacaaacgtctacgcagcgagtgttattcggctgcgcgcttcagtcgaatataatgagctcctgacgattgaaccgcgcttatataaggacgcgttcctcccgcgcgcgggttcaaacgtcattggtctgtactttgtacagacgttaaccaataggcttcagtcacggagtaaacaggagtttccccccccatagcgtcagctaactgacgcaatgcttcgttcccgttatttcagggaaccggggttacgtgagtaacctaagcgttacgtttcactgacagcccaaagtTTTCCTTGTTTTAGCCTGGAtatctgggctgtgtttggaccGCTATTAGATctcttttaaagggacactctactttttttgaaaatatgcttgtTTTCCAGCACccctagaattaaacatttgattcttaccatttttgaatccattcagccgatctccgggtctggcgctaacacttttagcctagcttagcacaatccaaagaatctgattagaccattagcattgcgcctaaaaaaatgtaaccaaagagtttaaaacttgactcctctgtagttacattgtgtactaagaccgacggaaaatttaaagttgcgattttctaggccgatatggctaggaactaaactgtcattctggcgtaataatcaaggactttgctgtcgtaacatggctgcaggaggcgcaatgatattacgcagcgttcgaaaatagtcccctttggtaactttcaatagcagtggACTATTTCCGGGCAGTGCTTGATATTATgttacacaatgtaactacagaagagtcaagttttaaataggaaaaatatcgaaactctttggttatttttgagcgcgatgctaaatgtctaatcagattcaatggattaagctaagctatgttaaaagtgctagcaccaaacccggagatcagctgaatggattccaaaacgataagaattaaatgtttaactctaggggagctggaaaatgagcatattttcaaaaaaagtgtagtgtcgcTTCAAGCACAAAAATGCTTGCTGAGTATAGtcaatattcctttaactttacCACACAACAAATAAGAAAAGCTGTCATTTTGATAAGAAAGAACGTAAAACTAGGgtgtatttatacatttgcTGATATAATTTGGATAAAGATGTGGTTTGGATTGGGTAATGTGTGGGTTTCTGCTGTTCAGGaaatgccaaaaaaaaaaaaaagtttagctTGTATGTTCAAAACCAGAATAAGCAAATAAATTGTTACCAGTACTCAGAATTGATGATTTTACTAAATTTACCCTAAGAAACATTTCCTGATAGCATTTTTTCCAGTTGTGCATTCAACAGCATAAAAAGATGATTTCAGATAGGGGCATACGTGATCGCTCGCTGAGAGGCAATGATGCAATCTGGCTGCCCATTTTTGTAGACGAGTCTGGCGTTGGCCTGGACCCAAACCCAGTGATTGAATTTCGTCAAGAGCCTAAAAACAGTCAGTCCACTTTCACCCGTCTTCATCACTGCATGGGACAAAGAAGAAACATTTCAGCTATTAGATGTACAAAATAAAGCCTTTTATAGGTTTCATAAACCAATTGCTGCTTAAACACAATTGCAGAGTTCACTAGTACAgtttttattatagtaaatgtattgatatgaTATTAAAACTAAACTATTTTGATAACTATGTTATCATTCAGGGTTACATTTTTACCTCCCGCACATCAAGTGGATGTAGTGTGTGTACCATACTGTAATAAAAGGTATTCTTACTGCGCATGTGGTTCTCGGCGCAGTACAACATGTCAGCTGCATGAATGAATTGATAACCTGAGCCACGGTAGCACAGCTCTGCCTCTGTGTAGCCCAAAACCATCTTCCCTCTGTGGAGGAGCCAAAAAACACAGAGCTTTGAAAGTGAAATGAGATGTGGTGGTTTGAGAATTCAAGCAaaagaaatgcaaacaaatcatttattttccagataaagttttgtttttaaagtggTATTAAACAATTCCCTTACCAACACTTACAGTATCTGCcagaaaaagaaacaaaaccAGCATTCAAATCTTCTCAGATGTGATTGTATCTCGGCGTACAGTATGTGACTTACTTTGCATCACATGCAGTGGGTGTGAAATCCAGTTTGTGTTTGGTTCTGAACATGAAGCTCTTAGTGCGGATCTCCAGTATGGACGGCGGTTGCACGGGGCAGACCAGCGCAAACAGGGCCAGCTGAGGAGGGATGGGTTTCCCATCTACTGTCCTCTCATTCTGACCATACAGGAACTTCAAACGCCCCTGAAAATTCACGGCCTGTAAAAAAATAAGGAAAGATAATGTGACGCATGAGAAAGTTTTCGTGTGTCAGTACTACAACTcaaaggggcagtttcccggacagggattagactagtcctagactaaaataaatgtaagaggtTGAAAACAAAttacactgacatatcttaaaatacatcagtgccctttgttttgcctcaaagtGCACACGggtaatgtttgttaaaactagttttatttcctaattaaactaagacctagtcctggtttaagataatccctgtccgggaaaccaccccaaactgTTATAAGTAAACAATTAAGCaatcaaatataaaaacaacTATGTGActataattataataaacaatCGAGTATAATTAAAGTAATCTTTTGATCTCTCACACTTATTATCAGTACACTTCAAAAGCACAATGTGACCCTAATTAAGGgattaatgttttaaaacatcTGCATGAAACAAAATGGATCATAAAAATAACAGCGACACTGAAACTGACTAATTGTTTAGTACACTGGACAAGTTTGTGACTTATGATGATGTATCAGATAAtgatttaaagtgcacctatttcattgctaaaaacattgttttgtgtatttggta
Above is a window of Paramisgurnus dabryanus chromosome 13, PD_genome_1.1, whole genome shotgun sequence DNA encoding:
- the ahr1a gene encoding aryl hydrocarbon receptor 1a — its product is MSATHVYASRKRRKPVPKSAHPPPESVNSNPSKRHRDRLNGELDRLGSQLPFPQEVISKLDKLTILRLSVSYLRAKSHFNVSLNSKRSSHIANNSKVQELPEGELLLQVINGFVLVVTSNGTIFYTSSTVEDYLGFHQSDLIQQSVYELVHTEDRAEFQKQLHWALNPSCIPDTGQLVQASQDAPLPQMYYRPEQLPPENSTFLERNFVCRLRCLLDNSSGFLAVNFQGRLKFLYGQNERTVDGKPIPPQLALFALVCPVQPPSILEIRTKSFMFRTKHKLDFTPTACDAKGKMVLGYTEAELCYRGSGYQFIHAADMLYCAENHMRMMKTGESGLTVFRLLTKFNHWVWVQANARLVYKNGQPDCIIASQRAITDEEGEENLRKRTMMLPFSFTTGEAVLYDTNLPRSLKNTTPSDPSAPGNSDQHKTIGTLDPDSLLGSMLKQDESIYVCPAGSDQTLPSIECLGKEDLDVFFTSNRQESICQRSLFTQQPIRASGGDDNCEILNFMGSLGISPEDLNDELFLSIDGGNSMTDLTDGVLSYIQHSLKIKSDRMTSDVQGNLVGNPTQTVTPPWEAPMVTSQPYLSDSLMLEPMSFIMEHPEAQTQLQHQNNPQIHQQTLPLPYSGTGITQCAFSHTTVQKQQVHILNQQTPNLPPLIQFRNAQVCSNIPHVQANDSQQVPPLFQPGLQESGYFYRETCPLEVENSYRNHLNTVSISCSQELSSPYITAGDTDVSAFIAQDLEELLSSLDSGGIDRNRQLGQNVGVGIELSLDQQSYIDQFQNGGHILTNYAVESNSTHLAQHPSQHQNNMPHPNLTLGGYL